The DNA region GGTGCCACAACGGTCAATGCCCAAAACTTTAAACTTTATTACATataatccatatttttttttcctgattttcattaattttctagTATTTTCCATAAACAAAATTGTGGTTAAACTCAAATTCAAGCTTAGACTCATCTAAAATAATTCAATTTCTCAATTCAAGTATCCACTTATCTACAAGTATGCCCATTTGAAATATAATTtcatgattttcattttttagtacAAGCCTAAAGGCCAATATCTTATGATGTGCTCGAGCAACTACATACTAGCTCGTCTACCTAGGTGAACTCTCATTTTAGCCTCATTCACATTCCAATAACATAGTGGGCTTGGTAGTATGGTCCACAATGCATCAACAGAAAAAAGATGAGATCTCTTTATAAAGGGGGTACTTTCCTAAAtctataaaataagaaaaaaaacaaattaaaaaacaaattaatgggTTTACAAGACAAAGTAGGCATTCAATTTCAGAAACGACGTTTTGTAttaaaacagaattttcaatttttgtgtcaaaatgctgtttttttttaaaaaaaaatggtgtttggtgaacctatttcAAGAAcaattaccctagttgttcactttttttgtatttagagTGAAACCgaaatgatggaacaaggttTCGTCATTCCATCATTgcgtttctagcattttttttttcctcttcattccaaaaaaaacaaaaaacaaaaaacaaaaaacaaaaaacaaaaaacaccaCGTTGACACCAAACGCTTCATTCCGTTTCTTTGTTCCCACAGAACTGTAAAAAACGATGCCTACCAAAAGCAGCCTAAGTATAAAACAATGTAAACctacttgttttgtaatttatttttcttatctaatagatctaagaaatttccCCTAGAAATTAACACTATCTATTTTAAGATATATTGTAATAATGGAAACCCTTGTAATAGGCTTGCTGGAGCAcatcatctttttttgtttctctacTAAAAAACTGCTATTGTTGCCAAATATTACATATTTGTTGAACTAGCAATATTAATATTTTCattaaattatttgaaaatctgagtttgcttttttttccccttcacccccccccctttttcagAGCTTGCTTATACAATGGTTGTGACAGAAAAATGTGATGTTTATGGCTTTGGGTATTGACACTAGAGACAATTATGGGAAGGCATCCGGCTGAACTCATCTCTTCATTATCCTCGCCAAATGCAAAAGATATAATGCTAAAGGATGTGTTAGATCCACGCTTCTCACCACCAACACAATTGGTAGCACAAGATCTAAATTTCTCAATGATGCTTGGAATTGCATGCTTGCACACCAATCCAAAATCTCGTCCAACTATGCAATATGTCTCAAGAACTAGGAAGTCCTACGAACCCTAATTGCAACCCTTCTATACAAGTTAATTGTGGTAATAAGGCacctcaaaataaaatcaattccaTAAAGTTACATGGAAGTGGTTTGTATTTTGCTAAGGTGTTCTCATGTTGTATTTAAATTATTGTTAGTTTCTCTCTTAAATTGAATTATTGCTAAGGTGTTCTCATGTTGTATTTAAAATATTGTTAGTTTCTCTCTTAAATTGAATCATGTTGTATTTAAAGTATTGTTGCATTGCCATGTTGAATCCTTAAGCACATTTTCTCTtgggttaaaaaataaaaaataaaaataatccgTGGAACTTGATTTTTAGAATGAATTATGGCTTATTCTAACTAGAGTATATAAAGCCTTGTTAtacaaataattatttttatctcttctcgaaaaaattatggaaaattCGTGACGAAGAATTTATATTCCACACCAAACGATGATTAAtttatgcttcttcttctttcgttttttttgggggggggggtaattAGGACTTAACTCATGTGTTTGTCATAGTAAGATGTATCTATAATGAGACATTATGATAAACCTTATTACAATAAACATGATTTATTTCCCTAAAATTGCGCACTTTAACTAGATATGATTAATGTACTACAAAGGAAGCAATTGGTTGCAGTATAGGAAACTCACAAGTGCTTTATCTCCCAATATGAGTAAAGAGTTGTGGTAACACAAAGCCTAAAGATGTTGAAGGATGGGGTTTTCTCATGTGCACAATTCACTAGGCAGTTAGGCCCTCAACAAGGTGTATGATGCCATATAGCTCTTAAATGGTTAAAAAAGATTCTTTAATTCAGAACAAGTTTTCTGGAGGCCATGGTGAACGGGCATTAATTCACTATGTCAATAGGGGGAGATATATGGGAGACAGGGTGGTCACGTCAGGATCCTCTCTTCCTTCGcttggtgaaggaaaattttgtcccttgagtttattttctttttaactaaATTCCTTCACTGGTGACCATCATTGTTGGGTTTCCTCTCTACTTTATGGAATGGGACGCACATTGATCATTTTCAAGTCACTTACAAACACCAACTTTGTCTTTTATGCTGTCTCATGTcacctcttctcttcttatcTATATAAAGGTTATAGAGAGGCAAGGTGGGACATAAAGTGTGAACTCTTCCCATAATTGTGAGAGAAGTTGAGTAACTTTGTCTTCCCATTTCGTGTGGGTACAATCTATTCCTCATATTTGAATGGATGGAGAGAATAAAGGTAAAACTCAGGTTTCTTGGGTGTTCTTTATACATGGATTACGACATGACAGAGCTCTCTAtctagagaagagagaaagtgtTGTGATTTCTTTATGTGTTTTGTCATGTAGGTAATGAGACGAGAGTtatttgcatccaaaacctttgctataaaattacatataaagTGTATCATTACTAATAAGGTGAGAAATTTAAGTAGCTTATAAAATTACAAGGGGTAATAATTACaaagtttctttttaaatttaaaaatttcacttcccttccttttaaattGCTTTGCAAGGAAACGTTGCATTGTGGATTCTAAATCCTGAAATGTATTTGAAAACACTTTGTGGGCTGGTGAAGTTttgcaaaagaataaaaattaaaaagcaacATCCTAGtgctttcttttgattttaattttttggccaAAAGAACGCTACATGATTGTGATAGTGCACGTATTAGCACCCTCGGCCAAAGGGAGGGTACATGTGATTAATCTTCAACGCAGAATGACACGATCTTTTTGCATCCGCTGTTTCTTGGCGCAGGTAGACACTATCAGTTAGTGCtatttcttctttaatttttttaagggaGAAAGCAACCTAAAAGGCCGCATGACCCCTGCACTTACACATAGTGGGGGAAAAATGATTGCCctacccctcatgaaaggtgaaaattctagcattttttttttcgaagaaagaaagaagcttaaaattaaaaaagagtAACTAGGTTACAATGTTCAGGATTAGAATTAAAATTCTGCCCTGTTGATCTACTATTGCTTCCATTGGCCCCCACGTTAGTGTAGGAGCCACATTACCTTTTAGGAAACCCTCTTCCTCttttaaacatataattctacgGGCGAGGGTTTCCCATGCCACCAACATTGGAGAATCTCCCACACTGCACCAAATACCATCTACATGGGGCCATATAGTtaggagatgagagagaaaataataaaaaaaatttcagtggGCATACAATACATTGGCTCAATGAGAAACTTATCCCTACTTTTATGttgaaattgaaactgaaatttcattTAGAACCATGGATACATGATTGTTGAAACAATATATTCACATTTAGAACTTCTCCATTGCACTCGGGATCACACCCATAACCTGCAATCGAATCAAGAAACATATAAAGGGCTTCATCGAATCAGTATAGAGAAACTGAGATTCTACATGATTCAACTGGATGACATAAATATATTTACCATAACAAGAGAGATCAAACCAGTAGAAGCTACAAAGGCCTAACTAGTGCCTTCCTAGAAACCCTAGAGAAGCCTTACACACCCATGAAACCCATTGTCCTAACCAAATAGAGCTGCCCAAATCATCTAAGAACCACCTGAATCCATTGAGGATCAAAACCTGGTTATAACCCAGCCGACCTCGATGTTTGACATGCCGAATGTGAGACCCAACCTTAACACTCTACAGAGTTGCATCTTGTATGAACACAGTTGAAGCCATCACCATACATTCATATCTCAACTACTTCTTAATTCATTCACTACATTCAGTACTGCATCAGAGTATTAGACCACATAGTCTTAACTGCAATACTTCTACTTTCTGAAATTTCCCTTCAATATGGGACAtgcttctttctcttttgctgCTTTGAAGCCTTTCCTCCACCCTGCACACAACAACATTCTATTAGTGTTTAACACTAAAAATGTACCCATATGAATCACCTCATTCTCTTTTAGAACTTTCATCAACAATTCTCATAAACTGAAAACCAACTCCAATCAACTTTAGAATTTCAATACAATTAgtcaaaatccaaattcaatttAACATATACAAGGAGATATCAGGTTCAATGCCATAGCAATGATAACCGTGGGTttcagggaagaaaaatcatttgaaaaagataaaggaaaattttgaaaattttgtaatcatgattATGTAACCTATTTAAAACTCTTATCATATTtggtaaatatattttttaatatagaatttattttacttttcaaatcaaaagaatttgaTTGCGTAgcaaagtaaaatttaataatcaaatttgaTATGTTTCAGAGATAGTTATACTGTCATGTGAGGTAGCGATACAGAATTTTCACTttattattgatttgatttcattttcctttcctttattttccaCGCAGCCAAATGGaaacccaaatatatatatatatatatatatatatatagatatagaaCTTGATGCTTGAGAATCAACAAAAGACTCATAGCCATAGGATTTGGTTTATTGTTACCTTCTCATATTAGtctcaaattttgatttattggagAAAGAGTTCCTACGAATTGCTTTGTCTATTATAGTATTATGTTCAGTGGTTCTCTTATTTATGGTCATTGTCCATGGTAATACTAAAAGGAATAACCCCAAGGGTAACCGAGTTGGCAAGTGACCCTCGTCTCAAAAAGCATGTGATTCTGAAttcaactcctcttacctcttTATGGGCACTCACACGAGATATCTAATGCGCACTGCTTTCAATAAAAGTATGACTCAATCCACGCGATTatggggtcaatatggacccACAAGACTAATCAAGCCAGAGGCTGGCAATTGAGAGTTGATATCTATTGCTTTTACTGATTATATTGACATTAATGGTCTTCTTTGCAGCCTTTCTTGTTCTGAATTTTTTGAACAAAATGGGGTCGCAAAACACCGTCATCTTACTGATCTCACTAtgatgttttattttcttttccttcccttcctgCCCCACGCCTCTCAACTCATTATCCCTAACTTCTTATAAACAAGAGATTCTACACATTCCACTGCAAGAGGAAGACGTTTCCCCCATAtagatacccgtcattagcaatatatatatatatatatatatatatatatatattgaagcaTTTCTAGATTCGTAAAAATAGTGTTAAAACCTTCACTTTTGGATGCGGAATGACACTTATTGGTGACATGTTAAATTTCAGATTTCATTTTGTATAATCACATGGCAAACTTGGATTAGCTGAAATATGGTAGAGGACCCTGGGGTCCACCTATTCCACAATTTCAACCCATTAGAATACCCACGTGACAGTTATTACAGATCTACTATCTGATGAGGGAATACAAGCCCTGCTCCAAAACATtaaattaaacaataaaatacCTTTACTCACTCTAATAATCTCAATATATATCTGCTTTTCAAATGCCATACGAAAAACTTCTATTGATTTCTTTAAGCTTAAGCCCCAACCTATTCCTCCCTGGAATCATTATAAGAACTACGGGAGAAAGAACATTGTCTGTCTAGTGTTCCTACACCAAGTCACAACCCACGTTTTTGCAGCTAGGGTAGGAAGGGAAGGATTTGTATTGGAAATACAATAGAGGATCATTTGCTATTAGAACAATTAAACCAAACAGTATCAAATTTTCCTTGGCATCCTCTATTGTATTTGTATTGGAAATACAGATACTTATTCAAAGGCATGTACGTATCTTTTACAACTAGTATTAGCCCTCATCGATAGTGGAAGTGTCTAAATCATCACCACCAGGAAAATTTGGTATTATcacataattattttttggcaAACTGCCTTCTTCACTAGCTAAGTTCGCTAGATTATCTGACCTCGACATTTCTAACAATAATGCAAGTGGTCAACTCCATGAGCCTCTATTCTCCAGCTGGACAAACCTCTCTTCTTATGAGCTTGATTACAATGGGGAAATCCCTCATGCTATAGGTAAGTTGAACATCCTCATCATTCTCCCTCTTTGGTAATAGTATCAATGGCTCAATACCTCAAAAACGATGAAACTTGAAAATCTCAATTGGTCGTGCCTAGGACTCAACAGGCTCTGGTTCATTACCTGCAAGAATTGGGAATgtgaaaaatctgaatttgTTAGCTCCATGCTACAACACGTTCACCGGTTGAACATACTCCCAGAAATGGGGAATATGGGAAAGTCCAATTATGTTGGAACTGATTTACAACATGCTCACTGGTTCAATACTTGGAGGACTGGGGAACATCAAAAAACTGAACCAGCAGGACCCAAGTAACAAGGCAACTGGTCCGATACCTGCAGGAATAGCAAATATGACAAATCTGAAACCAATTGAAACTAAGCAATAACATGCTTACTGGCTCAATCACTGATTTGAAGATCACACAAGCACATTCAAGAAAAACTACAACAAGAGCACATTCCCATTCATACGGACACAAAGGAAACTCGAGGCCTAGAAAAACTCACTGACCTTAGAGTTGCTCAAACATCCTTGGTGCAACTTTGTCTGAAAGAGGTATGGACCTAGAAGTCCTGCTTGCCATGAGTTTGAGCTGCGAGACGTAGCTCATCCTAGCatacattgtatatttatttatatttgatgAAGCAAGACAATATAGTTTGTGCATTGGAAAAACAAAGATCATTTCTGGACAATTGATTAGACCTACTCCTAGTCTTTTTGTGTATAGTCTAAGATCGTGCAATAGCCTCAAATATTCTCCCCCTACATCACAACCACTGGACTGACATGGTcaattttatttcacttttgCTACCTTAAAAAACCAGACTTATATTGGCACAAAATTAAATGACccttaatgtagactaggattggagtctaaccaagtctcaaatgcagaaacttttaatcaaagaacaaccataaccaGACCAGTAATATAACATAAAATCACAATAGAGGAGAGATCAGGTAAGAACACAAGAAGACTATAGCTTCCAGCAGATCTGGTTTTCAGTTTCAGCCTCAGAAATTCATTGTGATAGATTGAGGTTGAAGTTACAGGTCTTGAACATCTTGaacagcaaagaagaagaagataataacGTAGAAAAATACCTCTCGGGCTTCttaccgcaaagagtcaattggatcaaacaccaattccatcagtcTTGATCAAatacaagacaactcttcacgGAGAAGACAATAGTagcagccattaatttttttttttatcaaaatcatccttttaggagcctccccctctatttataatgttgatggggaaggaaattacaaaatagaaggttcctcaaaaaggaaaccaaatattctcctaatacaatacttaCTAAAAACCGAAATTAGAAACtcgttgaaaaaggaaactaactaataatgacttgactcaactaatattTTGGctcctaaagaaacaaatataactcaaatcaaacacaactaaaaaggaaactgatgaaaaaagaaacaaatcagTGAATCCCGTATACAACCTTAGAATCCTTAGTTTAGgtccataaaagtggcctattatactcaaaacacatgggatcaaaagcccaacatgtatggaacccaaccctaggcttattcttaataaaaaaaacctgttttggtgattaatctgcatcacaaaCCCTCTGCAGATAAAATCAACTCATTTCCAAGAATCAAAGGGAACCACAGAATAACCTGATTATCTTGTACATGTATTTTCAACTGTTCAAACATATCTAGAACTTAATGTACATTAATTCTTCCCTTTTTATTAGGGAAAAACAGAGAAATGATAATTCTCACACATATCTTGCAAAGACAGGTGATCAGCTAGGACTTGATGTTATAAAAtggttttttaaaatagaaagatGGTAAATGATAATTATGACGTGGGATAAATCCAAAATTCATGTCTCCCTTTTATCTTCCTCCCCCCAATTCCTTCATCTTTCCATCACAGACATAGCCCATAACTCAACATTTTTCCTCACCCCAATCTATACCTCTAACAGGAGGGCTGACAGGAAATCTTTGTGGAATGATCTCAGGCTCATTGCCAATCGGATTGGATCCCATCCCTGGGGGATCTGTGGTGACTTCAATGTGGTTAGGTTCAATCATGAGAAacaaggtggggggggggggcttgaTATTGCAAATACAGAAGCCCTTGATGCATGCATTTCTAACATAGCTGTGGATGACCTTAGATGGTCGGGAATAAAATTCTCATGGAATAACAAAAGGTCTGGTCACTCTCGGATCGCTTGTAAGCTTAACAGATTCCTTGTGAATGAGCCATGGCTCACtgccttcccttcttcccatgCCTCTTTTGAAACCCCAAATGTATCCGACCATAGTCCCATCTCCATCCTTATCCAACCTTACACCTTTGGGCCCAAGCCCTTCAAGTTTTTTGATATATGGACCTCCCATCCAGACTATCCCAATATTGTCAAAGAAGCTTGGCTAAAACTTATCCAAGCCTtctccaccccccccctctcctgGCCAGAAAGCTAAGAAATGTCAAGAAGCTCTTAAAGCTTAGAACACTAACTCCTTTGGGAATATTTCTTCTCAAGTTATTGCTTGTAGGGATAGGCTTTCCTCCATTCAGATTCTGCTTCAGACTGACCATCTCAATCCCTCTCTAGCTGAGGAAGAAAAGATTGAAGCGGATACCCTTTCTTCTTTGCTGGCCCAAGAAGAAGAGAGTTTTTTTAGGCAGAAATCCAAAATCAATTGGTTGGAGCTTGGTGATTCCAATACAGCTTACTTCCATAGATCTGTCAAAGCTAGAAGCAACCTCAACTCCATCACCAAGTTGATTTCTAATGAGGGAAACCTGGTCCACAGAGTGGatgagattaagaaggtggCAGTGGATCATTTCGAGAACTTATTCAGACCCTCCATTAGTCACGGCCCTCCCATTCCGAATGGTCTCTTGAACAAGTCCATCCCTGCCTCCATGGCTTCTGTGTTGATGGCCATCCCTTCAGATGAGGAGATTAGTGCAACTATTCACTCTCATAAGGCTAGTAAAGCCCCAGGCCCTGATGGGTTTAGTATCGGATTTTTCTCCTCCTCATGGGGGATCtcattaaagatgatttgatcAAGGCAatcaaaagcttcttcttcaacccaagCCAAATTAAAGGGAACAGTCATACattcctttgcctcatcccaAAGAAAGAGGGAGCTCAGGCTATGAATGATTTCCGGCCTATCTCCTTATGCAACCTCCTTTACAAGTTCATTGCTAAAATCCTGGCTATTAGGATTAAGCAAGTGGTGGGCTCTCTTGTTAGTAGCAATCAATCGGCGTTCATCCCGGGTAGAAGCATCAGTGACAAAATCCTCCTATACCATGAGATAATCAGAGGATTCAATAGGAAATCCCACTCCCCGGATGCCCTCATAAAGATGGATATCCATAAGGCTTTTGACTATTTGAGATGGGATTACATTATCATGGTCTTCAACTCCATCGGATTTCCCCCAGTTTTCACTAACTGGATTTATAACTGTATTGCTGCTCCCCGCTTCTCAGTGTTGGTCAATGGGAGTCCGGCAGGGTACTTTGCCTCCTCTATGGGGATTAGGCAGGGATGTGCCTATCCCTCTACATCTTTTGCCTGGTCATGGAGGTTCTCTCTAGAAGTCTACAAGTAGCCACTGATCAGAATCTCATCTAGGCCATCCCCAAATGTAAAGCGATCAAGCATACTCACCTAGCTTTTGCTGATGACTTGATCTTTTGTAGAGCTGACTCATCCTCTATGCAGAACATTATGGCTTGCTTGAATCACTTTGCTTCTTTGTTTGGCCTTTGTATCAACCCGAAcaagtctcttatttttctagCAGGGATCTCTAACCCCATCAAAGCAGCCATCCTTGATCAAACAAGCTTCTGCTTGGGTCAGCTGCCGGTAAAATAGTTGGGGCTCCCTCTCATCCCAGCCAGGCTCTCCGCTCACCATTGCACCCCTATGCTTGACCTTATTAGGAAGCACCTTCAGCTATGGAAAGGAAGACTCCCATCGTTTGCGGGTCGATTAGAGATCATCAGATCAGTCCTCCAACCTTCTTACATCTATTGGTCGGGTATCTTTGGTTTGCCAGAATCCGCCACCTTCAAGCTTGAGCCCATTTTTGCTTCCTTCTTGTGGAAAGGAAGTGAGTGTCCTAGATTCCTTCACCCTATTAGCTGGGTTGCTATCTACCTTCCAAAAAGGGAGGGAGGTTTGGGCCTAAGAAGGATCAAAGAGGTCAACTCTGCTGGAATCATCAAGTTGGCCTAGAAGATTATTTCCAAAAAGGACAGTATTTAAGTCAAGTGGGTGTACTCGGGCCTTTCAGGAATGACTCCTTTTG from Macadamia integrifolia cultivar HAES 741 unplaced genomic scaffold, SCU_Mint_v3 scaffold947, whole genome shotgun sequence includes:
- the LOC122070569 gene encoding cold-responsive protein kinase 1-like, producing MEATEEFDIRYCTRTGGYGRVYIAMLLTGKVVVVKKLHRLEAEERAYENSFNNEITCNFSVYEYIERGSLAYYVLGNKEEAVELDWRKHIKVIKGVAHALPYLHHDCSPPLIHLDILSNNVLLDANLEPHVADFGTSRFLNPGSSNRTILAGTYGYIAPVIACRDRLSSIQILLQTDHLNPSLAEEEKIEADTLSSLLAQEEESFFRQKSKINWLELGDSNTAYFHRSVKARSNLNSITKLISNEGNLVHRVDEIKKVAVDHFENLFRPSISHGPPIPNGLLNKSIPASMASVLMAIPSDEEISATIHSHKASKAPGPDGFSIGFFSSSWGISLKMI